One Camelina sativa cultivar DH55 chromosome 3, Cs, whole genome shotgun sequence genomic window carries:
- the LOC104777729 gene encoding zinc finger CCCH domain-containing protein 13-like — translation MSDKKLQERPGKYHQPKNITPIEPGLTLNENGLPLRPNKPVCPHFSRFGLCKSGPTCKFDHSSSSSRSKL, via the coding sequence atgtctGATAAAAAATTGCAAGAACGTCCAGGCAAATACCATCAGCCCAAGAATATAACCCCGATAGAGCCTGGACTGACCCTCAATGAAAATGGCTTACCGTTAAGACCTAATAAACCCGTTTGTCCACATTTCAGTCGCTTCGGCCTTTGCAAATCCGGTCCAACTTGTAAATTTGATCATTCTTCCTCATCCTCACGTAgcaaattatga